The following proteins are encoded in a genomic region of Glycine soja cultivar W05 chromosome 17, ASM419377v2, whole genome shotgun sequence:
- the LOC114393716 gene encoding uncharacterized protein LOC114393716 isoform X1, with amino-acid sequence MAANSGTKYVSVNLNKSYGQHSSARTPRPSAGAAAAPPSSRPRSSHKAGPKLSVPPPLNLPSLRKEHEQFDSLGSGGGPAGPGGSGSGPRPSSSGLGWTKPVAEDVSLPVVKPAAAAAAVPVSSAVLRGEDFPSLRATLVPVPGSNQKIQENQNSIQNLNLNLNQKQKHSLGDENVFIEEKNEGSLVTDQFSVPRRVNVAGGGDDGRGSRVVNPKYGGGVGRKQEEYFPGPLPLVRLNPRSDWADDERDTGHGLSREGRDHGFPKGEVFWDFDIPRVGGLPHKHEKRGLLRGNEVVKALNSEVEAYDRMGPEGNSWRSSNLSFPKDAGNERNGVGVRSSSGSKDVGKDSNKYVPSPFRDDDAGKRDFVRRDGQGGKQQPWNNVVEPYGDRHREQLNRNRADSVQSSVSRSAFSMGGKGLPVNDPLLNFGREKRALPKSEKGFLEDPFMKDFGGSSFDGRDLLGGLVGVVKKKKDVLKQTDFHDPVRESFEAELERVQRMQEQERQRIIEEQERALELARREEEERLRQAREQEERQRRLEEEAREAAWRAEQERIEALRKAEEQRLAREEEKQRMVLEEERRKQAAKQKLLELEQRIARRQAEASKSGSNAPVVVEEKMPAILNEKEASRATDVGDWEDSERMVDRILTSASSDSSSVNRALEMGSRSHFSRDLSSTFGDRGKPVNSWRRDGYENWNSSTFYPQDQENSHNSPRRDLSIGGKPFMRKDYNGGAGFVSSRPYYKGGISEPHLDEYAHVKPQRWNQSADGDNLSRNTEIDSDFHENYFERFGDGWTQGRSRGNPFPQFPERTYPNSESEGPYALGRSRYSVRQPRVLPPPSLGSVHRTYKNENEHPGPSAFLENEMHYNQATRSDSTLPTGYDNGNRGQPEVVDARQETTENEDHKVESTPRCDSQSSLSVSSPPSSPTHLSHDDLDDSGDSPTILTSEGSKNDPLTAPDNESIATPAGNENVVTPCAVSSGDDDEWTTENNEQFQEQEEYEDEDYQEEDEVHEGDDHAQLNQDFEDMHLQEKGLPHLMDNLVLGFDEGVQVGMPNEKFERTSKDEETTFVAQQASGISLEECVSYDNASDDDKALQPVNDTKVNLNSTSSVFQESEKPAQDLVIQPSNSLSPVVSESLGNVEASNGLLTHHSTLSSVTVAPHYSSSGQAVSSNVPNAPSQAEVPIKLQFGLFSGPSLIPSPVPAIQIGSIQMPLHLHPQVGAPLSHMHPSQPPLFQFGQLRYTSPISQGIMPLGPQSMSFVQPNIPSSFSYNRNPGGQMPVQNAPETSDSFIKNEIRHHSVDSQPGNSRNLSQGSLPSENAENIAGIKQGRIESSHVHNNSSRTSTSFQLDKRGNQNVVGKRSNISSSAKESEVQPVTRDASYNPVSKENFMESKTQFGGRGKRYVFTVKNSNPRSSGPAPRVNRPDSGGFMRRPRRNMQRTEFRVRENADKRQSTSSVLTDQFGLDNKSNINGRGAGISGRTVPRKAMSNKLGKQTVELATENSQGMDSGSRGEKVDGKESTKTQGFSHSGQSNLKRNLCSEEDVDAPLQSGIIRVFEQPGIEAPSDEDDFIEVRSKRQMLNDRREQREKEIKAKSRVAKAQRRPRSGSQSVVAVANSTKGSIAGVEVANSLHADFVAADVLGMTKMDASSGFNSSLLSQALPPIGTPPPLKIDTQPDLRSQISRSHQTSLPAVSGGEKDPGSGVIFENKNKVLDNVQTSLGSWGNAQISQQVMALTQTQLDEAMKPQQFDSQASVGNMTGAVDEPSLPTSSILTKEKTFSSASSPINSLLAGEKIQFGAVTSPTVLPSSSRVVSHGIGRPRSSRSDMQMSHNLTASDNDCSLFFDKEKHGNESHGHLEDHDAEAEAEAAASAVAVAAISSDEIVGNGLGACSVPASDGKSFVAADIDRVVAGVGCEQQSANQSRSEEPLSVSLPADLSVETPPISLWPPLPSTQNSSGQMISHFPSVPPHFPSGPPSHFPFYEMNPMMGGPVFAFGPHDESASTTQSQPQKSTTSASRPIGSWQQCHSGVESFYGPPTGFTGPFIAPPGGIPGVQGPPHMVVYNHFAPVGQFGQVGLSFMGTTYIPSGKQPDWKHIPTSSAVGAGEGDMNSMNMASSLRNPANMPSPIQHLAPGSPLMPMASPVAMFDVSPFQPSTEMSVQARWPHVPNSQLPLSIPLQQQEGVQTSQFSHVPSVDQPLNAKRFTSSRASTSSDGDRNFPRAADVNVNQLPDELGLVDNSNFTATKTSAQTVVIKTPSVIPITDTVKVDVQNGNSSSSNNNQNASSSFKNQPSQSDHSSGHGNYQRGGVSQRNNSGGEWSHRRVYQGRNQSLGSDKNFSSTKVKQIYVAKQTISGASTVS; translated from the exons ATGGCAGCCAATTCCGGCACCAAATACGTCTCAGTGAATCTGAACAAGTCCTATGGCCAGCATTCCTCCGCCCGGACGCCGCGCCCTTCCGCCGGAGCCGCCGCGGCTCCGCCGTCGTCGCGGCCTCGCAGCTCGCACAAAGCCGGGCCCAAGCTTTCCGTTCCGCCCCCCTTGAACCTTCCTTCGCTGCGGAAGGAGCATGAGCAGTTCGATTCGCTGGGATCGGGAGGTGGGCCCGCCGGCCCGGGTGGTTCCGGAAGCGGGCCCAGGCCCAGCTCCTCCGGTTTGGGCTGGACCAAGCCCGTCGCTGAGGACGTGTCGCTGCCTGTCGTTAAACCGGCAGCCGCCGCGGCCGCTGTGCCGGTTTCGTCGGCCGTTTTGAGAGGAGAGGATTTTCCTTCTCTGCGGGCCACCTTGGTGCCTGTGCCTGGTTCAAATCAGAAGATCCAGGAGAATCAGAATTCGATTCAGAatctgaatctgaatctgaatcAGAAGCAGAAACATTCTCTGGGTGATGAGAATGTGTTTATTGAGGAGAAGAATGAGGGTTCTTTGGTTACTGATCAGTTTAGTGTTCCTCGCAGAGTGAATGTGGctggtggtggtgatgatggTCGCGGTTCGCGGGTGGTGAACCCGAAGTATGGTGGTGGTGTTGGGAGGAAGCAGGAGGAGTATTTCCCTGGTCCTCTGCCGCTGGTTCGGTTGAACCCACGGTCAGATTGGGCCGATGATGAGCGTGACACAGGGCACGGTTTGAGCAGGGAGGGTAGGGATCATGGTTTTCCCAAGGGGGAAGTTTTTTGGGATTTTGATATTCCTAGGGTTGGTGGTTTGCCTCATAAGCATGAGAAGAGGGGACTATTGAGGGGCAATGAAGTTGTAAAGGCTTTGAACAGTGAAGTGGAGGCTTATGATAGAATGGGGCCCGAAGGGAATTCTTGGAGGAGTTCGAACTTGTCCTTTCCCAAGGATGCTGGAAATGAGAGAAATGGTGTTGGTGTGAGGTCGTCAAGTGGGAGTAAGGATGTGGGGAAGGATAGTAACAAGTATGTTCCGTCGCCATTTAGGGATGATGATGCTGGAAAGAGGGATTTTGTAAGGAGGGATGGTCAGGGTGGGAAACAGCAGCCTTGGAATAATGTGGTGGAACCGTATGGTGATCGGCATCGCGAGCAACTCAACAGGAATAGAGCTGATTCTGTCCAGAGCTCGGTGTCAAGATCAGCTTTCTCGATGGGTGGTAAGGGGCTGCCTGTTAATGATCCTCTGCTTAATTTTGGTAGAGAGAAGCGGGCTTTGCCAAAGAGTGAAAAAGGTTTCTTGGAGGATCCGTTTATGAAAGATTTTGGAGGTTCTAGTTTTGATGGGAGGGATTTGTTGGGTGGTCTTGTTGGGGTGgtcaagaaaaagaaggatgtGCTGAAGCAAACTGATTTCCATGATCCTGTGAGAGAATCCTTTGAGGCGGAGCTTGAAAGGGTTCAGAGGATGCAAGAACAGGAGCGGCAGCGAATCATTGAGGAGCAAGAAAGGGCATTGGAGTTGGCTCGCAGAGAAGAGGAGGAAAGATTAAGGCAGGCTAGAGAACAGGAAGAGAGGCAGAGGAGATTGGAAGAAGAGGCAAGAGAGGCAGCATGGAGAGCTGAACAAGAGAGGATTGAAGCTTTGCGAAAGGCTGAAGAACAGAGGTTAGCTAGGGAAGAAGAGAAACAAAGGATGGTTTTAGAAGAAGAGAGGAGAAAACAAGCTGCTAAGCAGAAGCTTTTAGAATTGGAGCAAAGGATTGCTAGAAGGCAGGCTGAGGCATCCAAAAGTGGCAGTAATGCTCCAGTTGTTGTGGAGGAGAAAATGCCTGCAATATTGAACGAAAAAGAAGCATCAAGGGCTACAGATGTGGGTGATTGGGAGGATAGTGAAAGAATGGTTGACAGGATATTGACTTCAGCATCTTCTGATTCATCAAGTGTGAATAGGGCATTGGAGATGGGCTCTAGGTCTCACTTCTCTAGAGATTTATCTTCCACCTTTGGGGATAGAGGAAAACCAGTAAATTCATGGAGAAGAGATGGATATGAGAATTGGAACAGCTCAACATTTTATCCACAAGACCAGGAGAATAGTCACAACAGTCCCCGCAGAGATTTATCAATTGGTGGAAAGCCATTTATGAGGAAAGACTATAATGGTGGTGCTGGATTTGTGTCTTCAAGGCCTTATTATAAAGGTGGAATTTCAGAGCCTCATTTAGATGAATATGCTCATGTAAAACCACAGAGGTGGAACCAATCTGCAGATGGAGATAATCTAAGCAGAAATACAGAGATTGATTCTGATTTtcatgaaaattattttgaaagattTGGTGATGGTTGGACACAGGGCCGTTCCCGTGGCAATCCATTTCCTCAATTCCCTGAGCGTACTTATCCAAATTCTGAGTCAGAGGGACCCTATGCCTTGGGGAGGTCACGGTATTCTGTCAGGCAGCCTCGAGTACTTCCTCCTCCTTCACTAGGTTCTGTTCACAGAActtacaaaaatgaaaatgaacacCCTGGCCCTTCTGCTTTCCTAGAAAATGAGATGCATTATAATCAGGCAACCAGAAGTGACTCTACCCTTCCAACTGGTTATGACAATGGGAACCGTGGACAACCTGAAGTAGTGGATGCCCGGCAAGAGACTACTGAGAATGAGGACCATAAAGTGGAATCCACACCGAGGTGTGATTCTCAGTCTTCACTCTCTGTTTCAAGCCCCCCAAGTTCTCCAACACATCTTTCTCATGATGACTTGGATGACTCTGGAGATTCCCCTACGATATTGACTTCTGAAGGAAGCAAAAATGACCCCCTCACAGCTCCAGATAATGAATCCATTGCAACACCTGCTGGAAATGAAAATGTAGTTACTCCATGTGCTGTCTCTAGTGGGGATGATGATGAATGGACTACTGAGAATAATGAGCAGTTCCAGGAACAAGAAGAATATGAAGATGAAGATTATCAGGAAGAAGATGAAGTGCATGAAGGAGATGATCATGCTCAACTCAACCAGGATTTTGAAGATATGCATTTGCAGGAGAAAGGATTGCCCCACTTGATGGATAACCTAGTATTAGGATTTGATGAGGGTGTCCAGGTTGGGATGCCTAATGAAAAGTTTGAAAGGAcatcaaaagatgaagaaacaaCATTTGTGGCACAACAGGCTTCTGGCATCTCTCTAGAAGAATGTGTATCTTATGATAATGCAAGTGATGATGACAAGGCCCTCCAACCTGTTAATGATACTAAGGTGAATCTTAACAGCACTTCCAGTGTGTTCCAGGAATCCGAGAAGCCAGCTCAAGATCTGGTCATTCAGCCTAGTAATTCTCTTTCCCCTGTGGTGTCTGAGAGTTTAGGTAATGTGGAAGCTTCTAATGGCCTGTTGACCCACCATAGTACGCTGAGTTCAGTTACTGTTGCCCCTCACTACTCATCTTCTGGTCAAGCTGTTTCCTCTAATGTACCTAATGCTCCAAGTCAAGCTGAGGTACCCATTAAGCTTCAATTTGGTCTGTTTTCTGGTCCATCCTTGATACCATCACCTGTACCTGCCATACAGATTGGTTCTATACAGATGCCACTGCATCTGCATCCACAAGTTGGTGCACCCCTCTCACACATGCATCCATCGCAGCCtcctttgtttcaatttggccAGCTAAGATATACTTCTCCCATATCACAAGGTATAATGCCTCTTGGTCCTCAATCAATGTCATTTGTTCAGCCAAATATACCATCCAGTTTCTCTTACAATCGTAACCCTGGAGGTCAAATGCCAGTTCAAAATGCTCCAGAAACTTCTGATTCctttataaaaaatgagattaGGCATCATTCTGTTGACAGCCAACCAGGTAATTCAAGAAACTTATCACAAGGTTCACTGCCAAGTGAGAATGCAGAAAATATTGCTGGAATAAAGCAGGGTCGAATTGAGTCTTCCCATGTTCATAATAATAGCAGTAGAACTTCTACTAGTTTCCAATTGGATAAGCGGGGGAATCAAAATGTAGTTGGAAAGAGAAGCAATATTTCATCCAGTGCAAAAGAATCAGAAGTTCAGCCTGTCACTAGAGATGCATCATATAATCCAGTTTCAAAAGAGAATTTTATGGAGTCAAAAACACAATTTGGTGGCAGGGGAAAGAGATATGTCTTTACTGTAAAAAATTCAAACCCAAGATCATCTGGTCCAGCTCCAAGGGTTAATCGCCCAGACTCTGGAGGATTTATGAGGAGGCCTCGTCGGAATATGCAGCGCACTGAGTTTCGAGTTCGGGAAAATGCTGACAAGAGGCAGTCTACTAGTTCCGTTTTGACTGATCAGTTTGGATTGGATAATAAGTCAAATATCAACGGAAGGGGAGCAGGCATATCTGGAAGGACTGTACCTAGGAAGGCTATGTCCAATAAATTGGGAAAACAGACGGTAGAGTTAGCTACAGAAAATTCACAAGGAATGGATTCTGGAAGCAGAGGTGAAAAGGTTGATGGAAAAGAATCAACGAAGACTCAGGGCTTCTCGCATTCTGGACAGAGTAATCTCAAAAGGAACTTGTGTTCTGAGGAAGACGTTGATGCTCCATTGCAAAGTGGAATTATACGTGTGTTTGAGCAACCTGGAATTGAAGCTCCTAGTGATGAAGATGACTTTATAGAAGTAAGGTCAAAGAGGCAAATGTTAAATGATCGACGAGaacagagagagaaagaaatcaAGGCCAAGTCTCGGGTTGCAAAG GCGCAACGGAGACCCCGTTCAGGTTCGCAAAGTGTTGTGGCTGTGGCCAATTCTACCAAAGGATCCATAGCTGGAGTTGAAGTGGCAAATAGTCTCCATGCTGATTTTGTTGCTGCTGATGTGTTGGGAATGACAAAAATGGATGCCTCATCTGGATTTAATTCAAGTTTATTGTCCCAAGCATTACCTCCAATAGGCACACCACCTCCTTTGAAAATTGATACCCAGCCTGATTTAAGATCACAGATAAGCAG GTCACATCAGACAAGTCTCCCAGCAGTTTCTGGTGGTGAAAAGGACCCGGGTTCTGGTGTgatatttgaaaataagaacAAGGTTCTAGATAATGTTCAGACATCTTTGGGCTCTTGGGGTAATGCACAAATCAGTCAACAG GTAATGGCACTTACACAGACACAACTTGATGAGGCTATGAAGCCTCAACAGTTTGATTCACAGGCTTCTGTTGGCAATATGACTGGTGCTGTTGATGAACCCAGTTTGCCAACATCATCCATTTTGACAAAGGAGAAAACCTTTTCGTCTGCATCCAGCCCAATTAATTCCTTGCTTGCTGGAGAGAAAATTCAGTTTG GGGCAGTAACATCTCCGACTGTTCTTCCATCTAGCAGCCGTGTTGTGTCTCATGGCATTGGTCGACCTCGATCATCTAGATCAGACATGCAAATGTCCCACAATCTTACTGCATCTGATAACGATTGCAGTCTTTTCTTTGATAAAGAGAAACATGGTAATGAATCTCATGGTCACTTAGAAGATCATGATGCAGAAGCTGAAGCTGAAGCAGCTGCTTCAGCTGTTGCTGTTGCTGCCATTAGTAGTGACGAGATTGTTGGAAATGGATTGGGTGCTTGTTCTGTCCCTGCTTCAGATGGTAAAAGTTTTGTAGCTGCAGATATTGATAGGGTAGTAGCAG GAGTAGGTTGTGAGCAGCAATCAGCTAATCAATCTAGATCTGAGGAGCCTCTTAGCGTATCTCTTCCAGCAGATTTATCTGTTGAGACTCCGCCAATTTCCTTGTGGCCTCCCTTACCAAGTACCCAAAATTCTTCGGGTCAAATGATTTCGCATTTTCCTTCTGTCCCTCCTCATTTTCCTTCAGgccctccttctcattttcctTTCTATGAAATGAATCCTATGATGGGTGGTCCTGTCTTTGCTTTTGGACCTCATGATGAGTCTGCATCTACAACACAGTCACAGCCTCAAAAAAGTACTACATCAGCATCAAGGCCAATTGGGAGCTGGCAACAGTGCCATTCTGGTGTGGAATCTTTTTATGGACCTCCAACAGGGTTCACTGGGCCTTTTATTGCTCCTCCTGGAGGCATTCCAGGAGTCCAGGGGCCACCACACATGGTTGTTTATAACCATTTTGCTCCTGTTGGGCAATTTGGTCAAGTTGGCTTGAGTTTCATGGGAACCACTTATATACCCTCTGGAAAGCAGCCTGATTGGAAACACATCCCTACATCATCTGCTGTGGGAGCTGGTGAAGGCGATATGAACAGTATGAATATGGCATCTTCATTGCGGAATCCTGCTAACATGCCTTCTCCAATTCAACATCTTGCTCCTGGTTCACCACTTATGCCAATGGCTTCTCCTGTGGCTATGTTTGATGTTTCTCCTTTCCAG CCCTCTACTGAGATGTCAGTACAAGCTCGATGGCCGCATGTTCCTAATTCACAACTTCCTCTGTCAATCCCATTGCAGCAACAAGAAGGGGTACAAACTTCTCAGTTTAGCCATGTTCCTTCTGTTGACCAGCCGCTAAATGCCAAAAGGTTTACTAGTTCTCGAGCTTCAACATCTTCTGATGGGGATAGGAATTTTCCTAGAGCTGCTGATGTGAATGTCAACCAATTGCCTGATGAACTTGGATTGGTggacaattcaaatttcactgcTACCAAGACTTCAGCACAGACTGTTGTCATCAAGACTCCATCCGTGATCCCCATTACAGATACTGTGAAGGTTGATGTTCAGAATGGCAATAGCAGCAGTAGTAATAACAACCAGAACGCAAGTTCTTCTTTCAAGAATCAGCCCTCACAATCTGACCATTCCTCAGGACATGGTAATTATCAGAGAGGTGGTGTTTCTCAGAGAAATAATTCTGGGGGCGAATGGTCCCATCGTAGAGTGTACCAAGGAAGAAATCAATCTCTGGGATCAGATAAGAACTTTTCCTCAACAAAGGTAAAGCAAATATATGTGGCTAAACAGACCATTAGTGGGGCATCAACAGTGTCATGA